Sequence from the Notolabrus celidotus isolate fNotCel1 chromosome 14, fNotCel1.pri, whole genome shotgun sequence genome:
GATTGACACAGTGAGGAAAAAAGGAGACCAAGCCAGCCAGCGAATGATCACTCACCTTCAAAGCAGAGATGAAAACCTTCACTCTGATTTGGGTCTGTCTGTTGCTCAACCTGCTCAGCCAGGTGAGTTTATCTTTGTCCAGTTTAGATCCAAAGTGACTGACTGACCTTGTCTTAAAAATAGACTGGTTTATTTTCAAGAAGAAGTATATCATTTTGAAcaaagtgtttgttgttttagctTCGAAGCCCCAGCAGGAGCCGGAGTGGTCGACCAAGATGCTCCCTTCTACTGACACCTTTTGGAGGGAGAAACAGGATGATACAAGTGTAAGATATTcatgaaatatataaaatcatCACAGAGTATAAACTGAAAGATTTACTCAGAGTTATTTGCCAGAAGTGAGACTTCTTGTTCATTTTTGTTAAACCATCTtcctttaaatctgtttttcagATTTACCCTGTGACCAAAGATGCCATCAGGAGTCGTGTGGCTCTGCTGATCACTAATATTAAGTTTACTAATTCGAGGTACAACAGAAAAGGAGCTGAGAAAGACGAGGAGAACATGGAGAAACTGCTCAAGTCTCTGGGATACGAGGTGGTGAAACATACAAATCTGACAGGGAAGGTATGAAAGACAGAATGAAACATATTGACATATGTCTTGTTGATTTATACAGGCACTGACTTTTTTTGTGTCCTCACAGGCAATTGATGATGCCGTCATTGAGTTCTCTAAACATCCAAAACTCAAAGGAACAGACAGTGTGTTTGTGGTCATCATGTCTCATGGGAAACTGGGAGCTATCCTCGGAGTTGACTTAGGTGGTGAGAAACCAGACGAGTTTCCCATCAACAACATTTACAACCACCTGGGCTCGAAGAGATGCCCGGCGCTGCTGAACAAACCAAAGATCATCATCATCCAGGCCTGCAGGGGAGGTGATACATATCTCCTCTGAACatcaacaataacatcacatgagtccttgtctttttttgttgttgttttgtattaaaAGTGTGCAACTTGTGTTTCAGAGGAGCAAGGCTCAGTGCTGGTTAGTGATGACGGACACTCAGCTGtggtctgtgatgatgtcaaCAGCCAGTCTGTCGAAGTAGATATAGAGGAGGATACTTTGCGATATGTGCACAAGGAAAAAGACTtcatttctcttctctcctgcaCTCCTGGTCAGTTAACGTAATGATCAATGATTTGCATTGATTAGAATAGTTATGTCATGTGATAAAACCTTGAAACGTTTCTTGTTTATGTATGATTTCCTGCAGATACTGTCTCATACAGACAAACAGATCAAGGATCTTTTCTGATCCAGTATTTGGATAAGGTATTCAACACTTTCACATATACGGACCACATTGATGATCTTTTCAGAAGAGTAAGTTTTGCAAGCACACACTGTCAATCATTATGTGAAATATACATGCGTAACAGTGCACAGATTACTAACAGCCATTACAATGATCTAATGCAAAGAGAGTCAATTGTGAGGCACAGCTAGCAGTAATGATAATGCTCCTGTTTTTTGGTCTCTtgattaaactctgtttgtttccaCCCCACAGGTCATGCAGCTCTTTGAAGACTTTTCAGTTCAGTCCAAAAGACAGATGCCAACCAAAGACAGATGCACTCTAACAAAgcacttttacttttttccaGGCCACTGAGATGCTTTGtttgcttaaccctcctgttatgttgcgggttaaattgaccctttttaggCAGAATATATTCCTTCCCAACCAGCTAagtacagcataaaaatctgggcagcatgtcacagaagaggtgtctcataATAATtttacttcattaaaaaaaaaaaatctcaatgttaaataaaataaacaaaaatctatgtcatgcaaaactattgtatttatgtttagggctttccaatgtacattataCACAAAGTTTTaagattaattttaatgaaaaacaagggagttatcctctttgaaccatgatctgtgagaattaaagaacaccaatcgaccaaatcttgatttaaatggttagtaatggagtaaaaATTAGAttctaaaaaatgtgtattgggatttttggggttctgaaccttggataattgaatatgccctgggtcaaattgaccctggAACAgaattgctgttccagagaaatgaacataacaggagggttaaagcatgTTCTTGTGACAcactttttacactttttaacaTGCATGCCAGCCAAATCTAGGACAATCACTTTAGTTTTTTATGATATTAAAGGGAAAAAGACCCTTTCTTTTAAACTTTTCCTCACGTATTGTATGAATTTTAAGCGGTGCTTGAGCCACTGCTATAGAAATACCACTCTCTGCCCTATGTGAAATATTGGGCCTCTTTTTGCAGGGACACTTAACATTCAGCACTTCAGATATTTTGAAatagttgttttatttactttttaatgacatttattGATGCCTGTATGAGCAGGACTGATGATTCTTTAATGTTGAGGTGTCTGATGATATGATCCACACTTTTAAAATATGCTTTCAACGTACATCTTTAATGTTTGACAGTGTGGTCTTCTTTGTTTCGCTATTGAAAGTTGCAGTGATTTCTTGCTCTAATTTCCACGTCACTTCAACTTTGCGAAGTACAGCAACTCACAATCATagactatatatatatttagagatcatatatacagtctatgctcacaATGCTTCTGTTAAGATTTTCTACCAGTTTCTACTTACACAGCAGTATGGACCTACTTTGTTCCTATTGGTAATCTGTACAGCCGGTTTCCAATATCTATCATGACATATATATATGCTGCCCATACTCAAATCTATTTAAAACCAATAACCTGAATCAACTGTCCTCTATCGGTAATTTCCTTGCCTCTGTCCACGAAAAGGTGTCTCTAAATTTCCTCCCTCTTAACTCTTCACAAAACTGAAATACTGTTGATGGGACCAGGAACCTTCACCACCGCTGTTGGACAATTTACTGGCCAGTTTCaagcacatttttaacattctgCTAAAAATTCTGTTATCATCTTCAACCAACAAATTATCTTTAAACATCATATTACTAAGCTTGTCAAATCCTGTTTCCTGTAGCTAAGACATATTGCAAACGTTGCTCTCCTTACAGGTCTTAAGACTTTAATACACACATATTTACCCTTTGTTTCCTTcttatacttttattttattttaagattaattaaaaataagtctACATAGTCTTGCTCCAAATTACATTTCTGACCTCCTTGTTCCATATTCCACTCCTCGTCAGCTGCAATCATGTAACCAAGACCCTTTTCCATCCTCTGCTTAAACACCATAACAAAAGGTGATCGTGCAACTTCCTCAATCCATCAGGTCAGCTAAATCTTAAGAGTTTATCAAGCTGCTCAGAATCCCCCTCAGTTCCAGTTTTCTGGCTTTgtattgctttgtttgtttgacttaccATTTTTTGATACTTACATTTGATTTTGAGTTGACTGCTTTTATTGCTATGCATGTGACGCACTCTGTAATCCAAACGTTTTAAAAGGGCtgcataaataaagttttactcACTTTCTTACTATTCACTTggtttgtatatattttatataaaaatatatatttggtCCTAAAACTCAACAGTCTGttgaattgttaaaaaaaagacaaccacAAACAAGTGGCAAaattgtaaataaatgaatctgATACACTGTTATAGAAACATTTCTGAAAGGGCTCATTCTGTAAATaacttacttttattttttgtgcacttaaaacatattttctggGAACACTTATTGTACTTCAGTAACATTCTCCATGCAGGACCTGTAGTCATAATGGAGTATTTTCATAATATGTTAACATATTTTATAgctctatgtatgaatggtgctttataaataaacgtACCTCGCTTATAGCGGCAAAGTACAAATAGAAGTTTGTCTCTGCATTACAAGTACACTGAACTGCTTTAAGTAGGATTCATAATACAGGACTTTTGTGGCTAAACAACAAGTGACAAGTGCAAAAGTTATCATGGCCCACAGTTCTTATTATGGGAATTAGACCCTGGTAGAAAAGTACCAGAATATTCCTTTAAAAGGGCATACCTCGTGCTTATGCAAAACACCACATCAACTCTGAACGGGACTTtttcagacaaactttacttgaaaaagcaaaacagaaacaaagtgaaATCAGACTTATAAAACAGTGTCATCACATTACAACACAAAGGCAACAATTTGAGTAGGCGACATGGTAACATGGTTGCAGTTTGTGCATGTCTGACGTGTTGTCAGATAATGAATATGAGAGTCTGTTAGAGGGCTACATGAGTTCATGCTTTCACTGACTCTTCAAGTTCactcttaattaaaaaaataaaacataaaagtagCATGACACAAAAGTACACTCTGTTTAAAGcttagaaaaagacagaaaacaagagtTTGTCACTTACAGACCTATATAATCAATCCAACCAGACTAGACTCCATTAGAACATCTGATTTGAACATACTGGCAGTGTTAGAGAGCTTTATATCAGTTTACACtttatacaaaacaaagacacaggTGGCTATAAAGCACTCATGTTCTCATCTCACGACTCATTCACATTCAAACATGTGGCTACGAGTAAACACActactgcatgcacacattcacCCAACACTGGAGCAAAGATCAGAAATGCTGCACAACTGGTAAGGCCAGATAAAGTGAAGTACTGTGGCATTGCGGATGTAGTTTACGGGAGATGATTGGCAGTTGTGATTACTCTATAAACCAACTGGAAATAATGTCTTTCCCCCCCTTGCAACAGAAATTAACACTACCTTTTTACAGCAAACAAAATCATGCAGAACTTTTGAAAGGAGGTAGAGGacatcagagagagaaagtaaaaaGATAAAGTGAAGAATAAACAATTCTCTAGATAACGTGGCTTTTTATATCACAGC
This genomic interval carries:
- the LOC117825273 gene encoding caspase-1-like isoform X1 is translated as MAANELSRVRRNFVDKVTKTVIKQLLDDLLEDKVLNDGQKNSILEENSATADMARDLIDTVRKKGDQASQRMITHLQSRDENLHSDLGLSVAQPAQPASKPQQEPEWSTKMLPSTDTFWREKQDDTSIYPVTKDAIRSRVALLITNIKFTNSRYNRKGAEKDEENMEKLLKSLGYEVVKHTNLTGKAIDDAVIEFSKHPKLKGTDSVFVVIMSHGKLGAILGVDLGGEKPDEFPINNIYNHLGSKRCPALLNKPKIIIIQACRGEEQGSVLVSDDGHSAVVCDDVNSQSVEVDIEEDTLRYVHKEKDFISLLSCTPDTVSYRQTDQGSFLIQYLDKVFNTFTYTDHIDDLFRRVMQLFEDFSVQSKRQMPTKDRCTLTKHFYFFPGH
- the LOC117825273 gene encoding caspase-1-like isoform X3, with the protein product MARDLIDTVRKKGDQASQRMITHLQSRDENLHSDLGLSVAQPAQPASKPQQEPEWSTKMLPSTDTFWREKQDDTSIYPVTKDAIRSRVALLITNIKFTNSRYNRKGAEKDEENMEKLLKSLGYEVVKHTNLTGKAIDDAVIEFSKHPKLKGTDSVFVVIMSHGKLGAILGVDLGGEKPDEFPINNIYNHLGSKRCPALLNKPKIIIIQACRGEEQGSVLVSDDGHSAVVCDDVNSQSVEVDIEEDTLRYVHKEKDFISLLSCTPDTVSYRQTDQGSFLIQYLDKVFNTFTYTDHIDDLFRRVMQLFEDFSVQSKRQMPTKDRCTLTKHFYFFPGH